The following coding sequences are from one Lysinibacillus sp. FSL W8-0992 window:
- a CDS encoding Bro-N domain-containing protein — translation MSELKTFNHPMFGDLPVIIVDEKEYFGATDVARALEYKQPEHAEKNHCDNDGCTSYTVICVFNYQCDCS, via the coding sequence ATGAGTGAATTGAAAACATTTAATCATCCAATGTTTGGTGATTTACCAGTAATCATTGTTGATGAAAAAGAATACTTCGGTGCTACTGATGTAGCTAGAGCTTTGGAATACAAACAACCAGAACATGCGGAGAAAAATCATTGTGATAATGATGGGTGTACAAGTTATACAGTCATCTGTGTTTTTAACTATCAATGTGACTGTTCGTAA
- a CDS encoding DUF4352 domain-containing protein, with translation MINTDSSFFKLISSNGAEYSSSTVIVADDKYFTYEGINPGLALTGNVVFEVPPGLVGLNLQVQTGFWGTETGIINLN, from the coding sequence ATGATTAACACTGATTCAAGTTTCTTTAAATTAATTTCTAGTAATGGAGCTGAATATTCTTCTTCAACAGTAATCGTAGCTGATGATAAATACTTTACATATGAAGGAATCAATCCTGGGCTTGCTTTAACTGGTAATGTAGTGTTTGAAGTTCCACCAGGATTAGTGGGCCTCAATTTACAAGTACAGACCGGATTCTGGGGTACTGAAACAGGAATAATAAATCTAAATTAA
- a CDS encoding translocation protein TolB: protein MAIRVLLLILFISFNFSIGVSADGPLKAAFIRDHQLWIKEGDKELQLTTGQYVSSPKWSKDGQFIAYLAGKEEDGKTNLYIYDVKKKESYKPYPIIEANEIKWSPTSNQLAYNSGGILNVTKTENGRPQGFENVSLGVSDFEWFPDGKAFIVSSQSNLLPTGWEPVRLFKVPLDANLDTNKIKPFYTIQTNTTDLFAIDADYLTFSPDGSWISFLLTPTASWSNDSNTLSVLSSVGDQFQVIGKMLGYENWIKWAPSKNQLAYISGEGRFFVENKDTTVTEIPTANKQKDYTPKGYVDLDLEWLSLDEIIVARAKENKAWKLGPVPTMYTALYVINLESGEQRQITFPKNNKIDNTPQVVGSRITWYRTAKKENQGDVWIKDRIDGLEYRWLKNVDTAPTFFYSK, encoded by the coding sequence ATGGCAATTAGGGTTTTATTATTAATACTATTTATTAGTTTTAATTTTTCAATAGGTGTTTCTGCTGACGGCCCACTTAAAGCTGCTTTCATACGAGACCACCAGCTTTGGATAAAAGAGGGTGATAAGGAACTACAGCTTACGACAGGTCAGTATGTATCCTCTCCAAAGTGGTCAAAAGACGGTCAATTTATTGCCTATTTAGCAGGTAAGGAAGAGGATGGAAAAACGAATTTATATATTTATGATGTGAAGAAAAAGGAAAGTTATAAGCCGTATCCTATAATTGAAGCAAATGAAATCAAATGGTCGCCAACATCCAATCAACTAGCTTACAATTCGGGAGGTATCCTAAACGTTACAAAAACTGAAAATGGGCGACCACAAGGTTTTGAAAATGTATCTCTAGGTGTTAGTGATTTTGAATGGTTCCCCGATGGAAAAGCGTTTATCGTTTCATCTCAATCTAATTTACTTCCTACTGGATGGGAACCTGTTCGTCTTTTTAAAGTGCCCTTAGATGCCAATCTCGATACGAATAAAATAAAGCCCTTTTACACCATTCAAACAAATACAACGGACTTATTCGCTATTGATGCTGACTATTTAACGTTTAGTCCTGATGGGAGCTGGATTAGCTTTCTATTAACACCCACAGCGTCTTGGTCCAATGATAGCAATACATTATCAGTACTTTCATCAGTAGGTGATCAATTTCAAGTGATAGGAAAAATGCTTGGGTATGAAAATTGGATAAAGTGGGCTCCATCAAAAAATCAACTAGCCTACATATCGGGTGAAGGAAGATTTTTTGTTGAAAACAAAGATACAACCGTTACCGAGATCCCTACAGCGAATAAACAAAAGGACTATACACCTAAAGGATATGTAGACCTAGATTTGGAATGGCTTTCTCTAGATGAAATAATTGTTGCTCGGGCAAAAGAAAACAAAGCATGGAAATTGGGACCAGTTCCAACTATGTATACAGCGCTATATGTAATTAATCTTGAATCAGGAGAACAAAGGCAGATTACATTTCCAAAGAACAATAAAATAGATAATACTCCTCAAGTAGTTGGTTCAAGGATTACTTGGTATCGAACAGCTAAAAAAGAAAACCAAGGAGATGTATGGATTAAAGATAGAATAGATGGTCTAGAATATCGTTGGTTAAAAAACGTAGACACTGCACCAACTTTTTTCTATAGTAAGTAA